The Bacillaceae bacterium S4-13-56 sequence TGGACCACAGTGTGCAGCTGTGGTCTTTTTCATGATATTCATTTTCTGTATCTATTATACCATATGTAGTAAGAACTTAAAATAATGTAGCAGCAACAGAAATAGCTTGAAGCGTGGGAAAAAAAGGGCCTGACCCCAAGTGAGGTAAAGCTTTACCTCACTTGGGGTCAGGCGTCTTCATTTGTAATGAAAATATATCGAAAGCTTTTTTATTCGAAACAATAAATAGTAATAGAAATGCAACAATATTATTAGATGAGAATGTTTGTTCGTGCTATAATAGTGATATGAAATAGAACAGCTTAGCTTATACATAAATAGATTTCCACTATTCTTTTAATCTAACAAAAGAGAGAGGGATATTTATGTTATTAAAGTCTTTGCAAGAGGTTTTTGGACCAGAAGCAATGTTCCGGGAAGGACAGGAAATTGCTATTGAGAAACTACTACATAAAAAACGTATACTTGTTGTACAAAAAACGGGTTGGGGGAAAAGTTTAGTCTATTTTCTAACAACAAAGATTCTTCGTGAGCGTGGAGAAGGAGTAACGATTGTTATTAGTCCGTTATTAGCTCTCACAAGAAATCAAATAGAAAGTACAGTAAAATATGGGATTGTGGCAGATTGTATTAACAGCCAAACTAATAAGACATTAGATGAAAAAAAGAAAGTGATTGAGCGGTGCAATCATGGGAAGTGCGACGTTCTTTTTATTACTCCAGAGCAGCTTCAAAATGAGGATTTTATTGAACTTTTATCACAGTTAAAATTAGGCTTATTTGTAGTTGATGAAGCCCACTGTATATCAGATTGGGGACATGATTTTAGGCCGGATTATAGACGGATTCAACACCTTCTCCAAATATTACCTTCAAACATTGCTGTCCTAACTACTACGGCAACAGCAAATGATAGAGTCATCCGGGATGTTGCCTTACAACTTGGTGAATGTGAAGTTATTCGTGGAGATCTTCAAAGGGAGTCTCTATATTTACACAAACTTAATTTACCAACTGCAGAGGAGAAATATGCTTGGATTGCCAAAAATATTAATAGATTTGAAGGGTCGGGAATCATTTATGCTACAACGATTAAAGAATGTGAACGACTGGCAATATGGCTACGGCAGAATGCAATTGTTGCCTATGCATACCATAGTAATTTAAAAGAGGAACATAAAAAGGAGCTTGAATATAAATTAGTTAATAATGAAGTCAAAGTACTCGTTTCGACCATTGCTCTCGGAATGGGATATGATAAAGAGGATATTAGCTTTGTTATTCATTACTATACACCAAAATCAGTGGTTGAATATTACCAACAGATTGGTAGAGCAGGAAGAGGGATTGATAGAGCAGTTTGTGTTCTTCTTTATGGGGGCGAGGATGAAAACAGAATAAATGAACATTTTATTTATCACTCATTTCCTCAACAAGAACAATTTGACCAAGTTCTTCATTTTCTAGCTCAAAAAGACGGGGTAAAGTTGTTAACGCTTATGCAACAAATGAACATTAAAGAGAAAATATTAAAAAAAATTTTAACTCTACTGTTAATAGATGGTTTTATAGGGAAAGAGCGATC is a genomic window containing:
- a CDS encoding RecQ family ATP-dependent DNA helicase — its product is MLLKSLQEVFGPEAMFREGQEIAIEKLLHKKRILVVQKTGWGKSLVYFLTTKILRERGEGVTIVISPLLALTRNQIESTVKYGIVADCINSQTNKTLDEKKKVIERCNHGKCDVLFITPEQLQNEDFIELLSQLKLGLFVVDEAHCISDWGHDFRPDYRRIQHLLQILPSNIAVLTTTATANDRVIRDVALQLGECEVIRGDLQRESLYLHKLNLPTAEEKYAWIAKNINRFEGSGIIYATTIKECERLAIWLRQNAIVAYAYHSNLKEEHKKELEYKLVNNEVKVLVSTIALGMGYDKEDISFVIHYYTPKSVVEYYQQIGRAGRGIDRAVCVLLYGGEDENRINEHFIYHSFPQQEQFDQVLHFLAQKDGVKLLTLMQQMNIKEKILKKILTLLLIDGFIGKERSLYFRTIKPYSSQRSYYNSVIGIKAKEYKELLDYQQTTECQMAFLTNALDDPNSRECGKCSTCLGDAWGLTEDNLRYQEINQVSEFFNRNYIIIEPRKRSELTYRKLKFIHEEGLALSYYHEQLGQEARRGKYEDYRFSDLLVKASTDKLRRFLGGKGINFSQVVVIPIPSNRRPTLVPQFAERLANSLQCRCENIFAKRPEELEQKSLLNNSLQEQNIRNHLYIQNELNLNHQHILLVDDFVDSKWTFTVASELLGEIYDNITVIPFALADTSGSD